Proteins encoded by one window of Cylindrospermum stagnale PCC 7417:
- a CDS encoding DNA-binding protein gives MALTRNFKETVNARIQRDSEFAIALLDEAVSLFLNGEPETARLILRDIVNATVGFEQLAIETSKPIKSLHRMLSAKGNPTMDNLTAIFNVLRKKLNVDINVHTTVACSE, from the coding sequence ATGGCACTTACTAGAAACTTTAAAGAAACAGTTAATGCAAGAATCCAAAGAGATTCAGAATTTGCAATAGCTCTACTTGATGAAGCTGTTTCCCTCTTTCTCAATGGTGAGCCAGAAACTGCAAGACTGATATTAAGAGATATTGTAAATGCAACCGTAGGTTTTGAACAGCTAGCAATTGAAACATCTAAACCTATCAAGAGTCTTCACCGGATGTTATCTGCAAAAGGTAATCCGACGATGGATAATTTGACTGCTATCTTTAATGTTCTTCGTAAAAAACTAAATGTTGATA